From a region of the Ascochyta rabiei chromosome 22, complete sequence genome:
- a CDS encoding Dolichyl-P-Glc:Glc(1)Man(9)GlcNAc(2)-PP-dolichol alpha-1,3glucosyltransferase, translating into MVLFKRKPVKFDPPPKNVAEHDEVWVIEKTGEVYNDYEKYLRRCDFYAQKLFTCESTGHSGYTFFEAMESQVSSEPVWEGIKVTETQTEASREIDSIFPDALRSRVLHFVQFLTTPRMDDLVNLVFDHFKEHYLVGDRVSIEVEGPIARRYGVITDISDSSQLHQNAFTRSPDEQYRSYTYVVTMDDNNEPITKYRAADMQRDRKYYSKLILKQFLRSTVSRESWIGAPWMAKEHLSKRYKIPTKIPDNKTRDAVMAQKKLINGSQQNGGSPPIQQTYSHQLANGHSPHINGHPSQTSAQGPHAFVNFATNPPHVQHPSHLMHPHPQGFPQQMVGGPPQFVHPGPPHHLPQGVPLNMPQNALPPNLAHIMHHPPGALPVNLPFQNGFMQYQQFAPRNPPQQQQQQQQQQQQQQQQQQQQQQQSQPALSSKPFEPIKYPIEDLEISQPRLSTVRPALKFFSDDVPEGVEAPPEDQQTGILMKSIGPLLCAWETLNVHDTIYMLDSFTFDDFADAMRYTSEEQDCELFVEVHCSVLKQIVNENGKLQAPLPHMTELDESDEEASSRDSTPAPEPEPPKRTTRSSLRKSEVQQIIEKPRTPTPEPPKELHKAAEFLADFDWIEQLKTRNFQNGGWQSIFVALLYRLSFDPIQKDTCDEVLTALVPGDQEPTMENIAENYRNLDVNLRVSALDQALRLTVTTEAFRDQLNAASLEMTRLRKEKIEFQRKRKELADELFKLDLERKIKLPENTPASPSDMKENEDVSMVSVPESVTEIAEGDVNESEDASAAKSRTRTKNKRKAAVEEARKEKAKKAKIEAEKNKRQKEWEKLLKALDEKKEELKECEANINELDDDLRETLVHRSKVLGKDRFLNKYYWFEHNGMPFGGVPNSSTAQYGYANGRIWVQGPDAEELQPCLEEPALSQDMQRFKFTIPQRKEKEEGSTHLTTSKDWAYYDDPEDIDKLIVWLDERGHREKQLRKELQIFRDRIAEYMEKMKRHLTRAERAEGDDDDEDSKPRISTRGKAYAEKEEAKERCLLWTNSIMLDEYGYTHSTEYEPPKKGKARVVKTTKGKSRR; encoded by the exons ATG GTGCTCTTCAAACGCAAGCCAGTGAAGTTCGACCCCCCGCCGAAAAACGTCGCCGAACACGATGAG GTCTGGGTCATCGAGAAAACGGGAGAGGTCTACAACGACTATGAGAAGTATCTCAGGCG GTGCGACTTCTACGCTCAG AAACTCTTTACCTGCGAGTCGACCGGGCATTCAGGCTACACCTTCTTCGAAGCCATGGAGAGCCAGGTGAGCTCCGAGCCAGTCTGGGAGGGCATCAAGGTAACGGAAACGCAGACGGAAGCTTCAAGGGAGATTGACAGCATCTTTCCTGATGCTTTGAGGTCTCGTGTCCTCCACTTTGTCCAGTTCTTGACTACTCCACGCATGGACGACTTGG TCAACCTTGTGTTTGAT CATTTTAAGGAACATTACCTTGTCGGTGATAGGGTTTCCATCGAGGTTGAAGGCCCTATCGCCCGCCGCTACGGCGTGATCACAGACATCAGTGACAGTAGCCAGCTGCATCAAAACGCCTTCACACGGTCACCAGATGAGCAATATCGGTCCTACACCTACGTCGTTACCATGGACGACAACAACGAGCCCATTACCAAATACAGGGCTGCGGACATGCAGAGGGACAGGAAGTACTACTCGAAATTGATCTTGAAGCAATTTCTTCGCAGCACGGTTTCGAGAGAGTCGTGGATTGGTGCACCCTGGATGGCCAAGGAGCATCTGTCGAAACGCTACAAGATCCCCACCAAAATCCCTGACAACAAGACACGAGACGCAGTAATGGCGCAAAAGAAGCTGATCAATGGCTCTCAGCAAAACGGGGGCAGTCCGCCTATTCAACAGACCTACTCGCATCAGTTGGCAAACGGACACTCGCCCCATATCAATGGACATCCATCTCAAACATCTGCTCAAGGACCACACGCGTTCGTCAACTTTGCGACAAACCCTCCTCACGTACAACATCCGTCTCACCTCATGCACCCACACCCCCAAGGCTTTCCACAACAGATGGTAGGAGGTCCCCCTCAATTTGTGCATCCAGGACCCCCTCATCACCTCCCACAAGGGGTTCCCCTCAACATGCCACAAAATGCCTTACCACCCAATCTCGCGCACATCATGCACCATCCTCCTGGTGCATTGCCTGTCAATCTTCCCTTCCAGAATGGCTTCATGCAATACCAACAGTTTGCGCCACGCAACCCTccgcagcaacaacaacaacaacaacagcaacagcaacaacaacaacaacagcaacaacagcaacagcaacagtcaCAACCGGCACTGTCGTCAAAGCCCTTCGAACCGATCAAATACCCTATTGAAGACTTGGAAATCTCTCAACCTCGCTTGAGTACCGTGCGACCGGCTCTGAAGTTCTTTTCTGACGATGTACCCGAAGGCGTTGAGGCACCGCCAGAAGACCAACAGACTGGGATTTTGATGAAGAGCATTGGTCCACTCCTCTGCGCTTGGGAGACACTCAACGTACACGATACTATTTACATGCTCGACTCGTTTACGTTTGACGATTTCGCGGATGCCATGCGATACACTTCGGAAGAGCAAGACTGCGAGCTATTTGTAGAAGTCCATTGTTCTGTGCTCAAGCAAATTGTCAACGAAAATGGCAAGCTTCAGGCTCCTCTGCCGCACATGACTGAGTTAGATGAGTCAGATGAAGAGGCTTCAAGCAGAGACTCTACACCAGcgccagagccagagccacCAAAACGAACCACCCGCAGCAGTTTGAGAAAATCAGAGGTGCAACAAATCATCGAAAAGCCTCGAACTCCTACACCTGAGCCACCAAAGGAGCTCCACAAGGCTGCTGAGTTCTTGGCTGACTTTGACTGGATCGAGCAGTTGAAAACTCGAAATTTCCAGAATGGAGGTTGGCAATCGATTTTTGTTGCCCTTCTATACCGCCTGTCTTTTGATCCAATCCAGAAGGACACTTGCGACGAGGTCCTTACCGCTCTTGTGCCAGGCGACCAGGAGCCCACTATGGAGAACATCGCGGAGAATTACCGTAATTTAGATGTCAACTTGCGCGTCTCGGCACTAGATCAAGCTCTGCGCTTGACTGTCACCACCGAGGCTTTCCGAGATCAGTTGAACGCAGCTTCCCTAGAGATGACTCGACTACGCAAGGAGAAGATTGAGTTTCAAAGGAAGCGCAAGGAACT GGCCGATGAGCTGTTTAAGCTGGATCTCGAACGTAAGATCAAGCTGCCTGAGAATACACCAGCATCGCCTTCAGATATGAAAGAGAACGAAGACGTGTCGATGGTCAGCGTACCGGAGTCTGTCACTGAAATCGCAGAAGGAGACGTCAATGAGTCTGAAGATGCATCCGCAGCGAAGAGTAGAACTCGCACCAAGAACAAGCGCAAGGCGGCCGTCGAAGAGGCCCGAAAGGAGAAGgctaagaaggcaaagatcGAAGCCGAGAAAAACAAAAGACAGAAAGAATGGGAGAAGTTGTTGAAGGCCCTCGACGAGAAGAAAGAGGAACTGAAGGAGTGCGAGGCAAATATCAACGAGCTGGACGACGACCTCCGCGAGACTCTTGTCCATCGCAGCAAAGTGCTGGGTAAGGATCGGTTCCTGAACAAGTACTACTGGTTTGAACACAACGGAATGCCCTTTGGTGGTGTTCCTAACAGTTCCACCGCTCAGTACGGATATGCCAACGGACGTATTTGGGTTCAGGGGCCAGATGCGGAGGAGCTTCAGCCCTGTCTGGAGGAGCCCGCTCTGTCGCAAGACATGCAACGGTTCAAGTTCACCATCCCACAAcggaaagagaaggaagaaggatCGACACATCTTACTACTTCCAAGGACTGGGCCTACTACGACGACCCCGAGGACATTGATAAGCTGATTGTCTGGCTGGATGAGCGAGGCCACCGTGAGAAGCAACTTCGTAAGGAATTGCAAATCTTCCGTGACCGGATCGCGGAATACATGGAGAAGATGAAGAGGCATCTTACGAGAGCGGAGAGAGCAGAAggggacgacgacgacgaagacagCAAGCCCCGAATCTCGACGCGCGGTAAAGCGTATGCGGAGAAGGAGGAAGCGAAGGAGCGCTGCCTCCTCTGGACAAACAGCATTATGCTTGATGAGTACGGCTACACCCACTCCACTGAGTACGAGCCGCCCAAGAAGGGCAAGGCGAGGGTGGTCAAGACAACAAAGGGGAAGAGCAGGCGTTGA
- a CDS encoding Mannosyl-oligosaccharide 1,2-alpha-mannosidase — MSPIIRRIAVLCIATTLLYLAFRQLTLSAHFPIPTLTSSNRVKGPVAWKDIPLKYPIASTIALPTGTPSAIPRIQHDFGVDTQHNKAERLHRQAAVKEAFLHSWNGYKKHAWLQDEVTPVTGGYTNGFGQRGATLVDTLDTLAIMGLDEEFEAAVKAVRSIDFTTSATPRLNVFETTIRYLGGLLSAYDVSEAKHGVLLDKATELGDMLYAAFDTSNRMPIGRWDWENAALRMYQEADGQGLSAELGSLTLEFTRLTQLTGDAKYYDAVARITALLSKHQDRTQIPGLFPIRVSPAREDFLQDKTFTMGGMSDSLYEYLPKQHLLLNGLDPQYQNLYSNAIREAKQHLFFRPLNPQNADILMSGSAHINSLGSTKLIPEGQHLACFTGGMVALAAKIFNRTDELATARKLVDGCVWAYDSMPTGIMPERFTLIPCYGEEDCTWRTEKWNEAVKAAGFGEYVRELDAADIIKEDSLAPGFARISDRRFLLRPEAIESVFILYRITGDPTLADTAWRMFEAINNATMAEFAHSAIADVTVPNEQESQKLDQCESFWMAETLKYFYLIFSEPDLISLDDYVLNTEAHPLRRPLAT; from the exons ATGAGCCCTATAATCCGACGGATTGCTGTCCTATGCATAGCCACTACCCTCCTCTACCTTGCCTTTCGCCAACTCACACTCAGCGCCCACTTTCCCATACCGACCCTCACGTCCTCGAATCGAGTCAAGGGACCGGTAGCATGGAAGGACATACCACTCAAGTACCCGATCGCCTCTACGATCGCACTGCCGACCGGCACACCCTCCGCTATTCCCCGCATACAGCATGACTTCGGCGTCGACACCCAGCACAACAAAGCGGAAAGGCTACATAGACAGGCTGCCGTGAAAGAAGCGTTCTTGCACTCCTGGAACGGATACAAGAAGCACGCGTGGTTGCAAGACGAGGTCACTCCGGTAACAGGAGGTTATACCAATGGCTTTGGCCAGCGCGGCGCAACGCTTGTCGATACGCTGGACACTCTGGCTATCATGGGTCTAGATGAGGAGTTTGAGGCAGCTGTAAAGGCTGTCAGGAGCATCGACTTCACCACAAGTGCCACTCCTCGTCTGAATGTTTTCGAGACCACGATACGATATTTGGGAGGACTGCTGAGCGCGTACGATGTAAGCGAGGCAAAGCACGGCGTTCTCCTGGACAAGGCTACAGAGCTGGGTGATATGCTGTATGCTGCCTTTGACACCTCGAATCGCATGCCCATTGGCCGCTGGGATTGGGAAAA CGCCGCTCTACGCATGTACCAAGAAGCAGATGGCCAAGGACTCAGTGCTGAGCTAGGCTCGTTGACTCTCGAATTCACACGTCTTACACAGCTTACAGGAGATGCAAAATACTACGACGCCGTAGCGCGCATAACCGCTTTGCTGTCCAAGCACCAGGACCGCACCCAGATCCCTGGTCTCTTCCCAATCCGTGTCAGCCCTGCACGCGAAGACTTCTTGCAAGATAAGACATTCACCATGGGCGGCATGTCCGACTCGCTGTACGAGTATCTTCCGAAACAACATCTCCTCCTGAACGGCCTCGACCCCCAATACCAAAATCTCTACTCGAACGCTATCAGAGAAGCGAAGCAACACCTCTTTTTTCGGCCTCTCAATCCGCAGAATGCTGATATCCTGATGTCTGGATCAGCTCACATCAACAGCCTTGGCAGTACCAAACTTATCCCCGAGGGCCAGCACCTCGCGTGTTTCACGGGCGGCATGGTCGCACTTGCTGCCAAAATCTTCAACCGCACAGACGAGCTAGCCACAGCGCGAAAGTTGGTTGATGGATGTGTGTGGGCGTATGACAGCATGCCGACGGGGATCATGCCGGAGCGCTTCACCCTAATTCCATGTTATGGGGAAGAAGACTGCACATGGCGGACCGAGAAGTGGAACGAAGCCGTCAAAGCGGCAGGCTTCGGCGAATATGTGAGGGAACTGGACGCAGCAGATATCATCAAGGAAGACAGTCTGGCGCCAGGCTTCGCAAGAATCAGTGATAGGCGATTTCTCCTCCG ACCCGAGGCCATCGAATCCGTCTTCATCCTATACCGCATAACCGGCGACCCCACGCTGGCGGACACAGCATGGCGCATGTTCGAAGCAATCAACAACGCAACCATGGCCGAGTTCGCACACTCGGCCATCGCAGACGTGACGGTGCCCAACGAGCAAGAGAGCCAGAAGTTAGACCAGTGCGAGAGCTTCTGGATGGCCGAGACGCTCAAGTACTTCTATCTCATCTTCAGCGAACCTGACCTGATTAGCTTGGACGATTATGTATT AAACACCGAGGCACATCCGCTGCGCAGGCCGCTGGCGACTTGA
- a CDS encoding Dolichyl-P-Glc:Glc(1)Man(9)GlcNAc(2)-PP-dolichol alpha-1,3glucosyltransferase, translating into MDVPIMSELYPTIAQCAVVATAFKVLLFPAYKSTDFEVHRNWLALTHSLSIKEWYYEKTSEWTLDYPPFFAYFEWLMSQAAAYVEPALLNVKDLNYDSWQTIYFQRATVILTELVLVYALHLYVKTSKSKLTAHAAALSILLSPGLLIIDHIHFQYNGFLYGVLVLSMVLARSKSTILWSGILFAALLCLKHIYLYLAPAYFVFLLRAYCLGERRSFPYISVRFLNCVKLGIGITAVFASAFGPFALWGQLEQVVRRLFPFSRGLCHAYWAPNIWAMYSFTDRVLIYLAPRLGLTVNQDAVNSVTRGLVGDSSFAVLPDIVPLTCFLLTLGAQIPVLLRLLYKPTWETFVGAVTLCGYASFLFGWHVHEKAILLVIIPFSLVALRDRRYFGAFRPLAVAGHVSLFPLLFTAAEFPIKTVYTIFWLVLFLLTFDRLAPASSERRLFLLDRFSIVYIALSVPLIAYCSVFHSIMFGSRYEFLPLMFISSYSAVGVVSSWLGFLVVYFDT; encoded by the exons ATGGATGTCCCAATCATGTCAGAATTGTATCCGACTATTGCGCAGTGCGCCGTCGTGGCGACAGCCTTCAAGGTCCTGCTGTTTCCCGCATA CAAGTCAACCGATTTCGAAGTCCACCGCAACTGGCTCGCTCTGACCCACTCGCTCTCCATCAAAGAATGGTACTACGAA AAAACCTCAGAATGGACTCTCGACTATCCACCATTCTTTGCGTACTTTGAATGGCTCATGTCCCAAGCTGCCGCTTACGTCGAACCTGCCTTGCTGAATGTGAAGGACCTCAACTACGACAGCTGGCAGACCATTTACTTCCAGCGAGCAACTGTTATTCTTACTGAATTGGTCCTGGTCTatgctttgcatct CTACGTCAAGACTTCAAAGTCCAAGCTGACAGCACATGCTGCTGCATTGTCCATACTCCTTTCGCCTGGTCTGCTGATCATTGATCACATTCACTTCCAGTACAATGGCTTCCTTTATGGTGTCCTCGTGCTGTCCATGGTACTAGCACGCAGCAAATCGACAATACTCTGGTCTGGTATTCTGTTTGCAGCGCTCTTGTGCCTCAAGCACATCTACCTGTATCTAGCGCCGGCCTACTTTGTCTTCCTTCTTCGCGCATACTGTCTGGGCGAACGGCGAAGCTTTCCGTACATCTCTGTACGCTTTCTCAACTGCGTCAAGCTGGGCATAGGTATCACCGCAGTCTTCGCCAGTGCCTTCGGCCCCTTTGCACTGTGGGGCCAACTCGAACAAGTAGTTAGACGCTTGTTTCCGTTCTCCCGTGGACTTTGCCACGCCTATTGGGCCCCAAATATTTGGGCAATGTATTCCTTCACTGATAGAGTACTCATCTATC TGGCCCCTCGTCTTGGTCTGACCGTCAACCAGGACGCGGTGAACAGCGTCACGAGAGGACTTGTCGGCGACTCCTCTTTCGCTGTGCTTCCCGACATCGTGCCCCTTACATGCTTCCTCCTCACTCTAGGCGCACAGATT CCTGTTCTTCTCCGCCTCCTATACAAGCCAACATGGGAGACATTTGTTGGCGCGGTCACTCTCTGCGGCTATGCCTCCTTCCTCTTCGGTTGGCACGTTCACGAGAAAGCAATCTTGCTTGTCATCATACCGTTTAGCTTGGTTGCGCTCCGGGATCGTCGGTACTTTGGTGCTTTCCGACCTCTGGCGGTCGCCGGCCACGTCTCGCTATTTCCACTTTTGTTCACAGCAGCCGAGTTTCCCATCAAGACAGTTTATACCATTTTCTGGCTTGTACTGTTCCTGTTAACCTTTGACAGGCTTGCGCCAGC ATCATCCGAACGTCGCCTCTTCCTGCTTGACCGCTTCTCTATCGTCTACATTGCTCTGTCTGTTCCTCTGATTGCGTACTGCTCGGTTTTCCACAGTATCATGTTCGGCTCACGTTACGAGTTCCTCCCCCTTATGTTTATAAGCTCATACTCGGCTGTTGGTGTAGTCAGCAGCTGGCTAGGGTTTCTGGTAGTCTACTTCGATACATGA
- a CDS encoding SAGA complex subunit Sgf73: MATNGARKGSMDTRSGLLNGGAVKDIVKPENKKITLRIKKAAPKPTEAGNWKESDAKNADSKASTTGSPVVNPLDEKTLAGFPTGRPLDDKVDTIQCKHCRRPILRASSATHIRDCLNKKADKQRKKKEAKEAKDAALRKEKGEDDDGDIRARKSATKGLEPGAKKGKKRKIDGDVEKPGAKKKKKDEPKAKGAKPKGPVDVERQCGVPLPNGGFCARSLTCKSHSMGLKRAVPGRSLPYDMLLAQYQKKNQAKQQRAAIDANAPLPEDLEPSGAVDSDEEKDSIMAALARHKPRPLATYTHVSQRSKYQYIRMKDMIRSALGAPPGASAFGNPPSATDGMNGGLRLGLMGAPPSATSESFPGSAGMGGFPMSAGLDGGNMGRRQSGMMANGGNGPRQILPGQLPGPGGQRKSSLSVGGS; the protein is encoded by the exons ATGGCTACGAATGGCGCGCGGAAGG GCTCCATGGACACCAGATCTGGGCTTTTGAACGGCGGCGCTGTCAAAGACATTGTCAAACCAGAGAACAAGAAGATCACCTTGAGAATCAAAAAGGCCGCGCCCAAGCCTACAGAAGCTGGAAACTGGAAGGAGAGCGATGCAAAGA ACGCCGACAGCAAGGCTTCCACGACCGGCTCGCCAGTCGTAAACCCCCTCGACGAGAAGACACTCGCTGGATTCCCAACTGGTCGCCCGCTTGACGACAAAGTTGACACGATACAATGCAAGCACTGTCGCCGTCCCATACTCCGTGCTTCCTCGGCCACACACATCCGCGACTGCCTGAACAAGAAGGCAGATAAacaaaggaagaagaaggaggccAAGGAGGCCAAGGACGCAGCGCTCAGGAAGGAGAAGGGCGAGGACGACGATGGCGATATCCGCGCTCGCAAGTCTGCCACCAAAGGCCTTGAACCTGGCGCgaagaagggcaagaagcgcaagaTCGACGGTGATGTCGAGAAGCCTGgcgcaaagaagaagaagaaggacgaACCGAAAGCCAAGGGCGCGAAGCCCAAGGGACCCGTGGACGTGGAAAGGCAGTGCGGCGTGCCCCTTCCGAACGGTGGCTTCTGCGCACGAAGCCTGACATGCAAGTCCCACTCGATGGGTCTGAAGCGCGCAGTACCAGGCCGCAGTCTGCCCTACGACATGCTCCTCGCACAGTACCAGAAGAAGAACCAAGCCAAACAGCAAC GCGCCGCGATAGACGCCAACGCGCCCCTTCCCGAAGACCTCGAACCCTCAGGCGCCGTCGACTCGGACGAAGAAAAAGACTCCATCATGGCGGCCCTTGCGCGCCACAAGCCCCGGCCACTGGCCACCTACACGCACGTCTCCCAGCGCTCCAAATACCAATACATCCGCATGAAAGACATGATTCGCTCCGCTCTGGGCGCTCCACCAGGCGCGTCTGCATTCGGTAATCCGCCCAGCGCCACAGACGGCATGAACGGCGGGCTGCGACTCGGGCTCATGGGCGCCCCGCCGTCGGCGACGAGCGAGAGCTTCCCCGGCAGTGCAGGAATGGGCGGGTTCCCCATGAGCGCGGGACTCGATGGAGGGAACATGGGACGACGACAGAGTGGCATGATGGCGAATGGCGGGAATGGTCCGAGACAGATCCTCCCCGGTCAGCTGCCAGGGCCTGGGGGGCAGAGGAAGAGCAGTTTGAGCGTTGGAGGGTCGTAG